From the Desulfovibrio sp. JY genome, one window contains:
- the gap gene encoding type I glyceraldehyde-3-phosphate dehydrogenase, which produces MAVTIGINGFGRIGRYLTRLVAGDPDITIKAINARADNAQLAHLLKYDSVHGRFAGTVVPSEDGLIINDKPVTITRHGGGEWRWGDCGCNYVVETTGKFVDRESCEKHMAVGARKVIISAPGKDEDITVVMGVNDQDLRPEHRIISNASCTTNCLAPIAKAVNDAFGIKHGLMTTIHAYTMSQRILDGSHKDWRRGRACGLSMIPTTTGAARAVTKVIPALAGRLDGMSIRVPTPNVSLVDFSCELEKPTDTAGLLKVLEAASGENLGFTDEPLVSIDFTGDTHGGVVDAKASQVLDGTMAKILAWYDNEAGFTNQLVRLIKKVASL; this is translated from the coding sequence ATGGCGGTTACGATCGGCATCAACGGATTCGGCCGGATCGGACGATACCTGACGCGGCTTGTTGCCGGCGATCCCGACATCACCATCAAGGCCATCAACGCCCGGGCCGACAACGCCCAGCTTGCCCATCTGCTCAAATACGACTCCGTGCACGGCCGCTTCGCCGGCACCGTCGTCCCGAGCGAAGACGGCCTGATCATAAACGACAAGCCCGTCACCATCACCCGCCACGGCGGCGGCGAATGGCGCTGGGGGGATTGCGGCTGCAACTACGTGGTCGAGACGACCGGCAAGTTCGTGGACCGGGAATCCTGCGAAAAGCACATGGCCGTCGGCGCCAGGAAGGTCATCATCAGCGCCCCCGGAAAAGACGAGGACATCACCGTCGTCATGGGCGTCAACGACCAGGACTTGCGGCCCGAGCACCGCATCATCTCCAACGCCTCCTGCACCACCAACTGTCTGGCCCCCATCGCCAAGGCCGTAAACGACGCCTTCGGCATCAAGCACGGCCTCATGACCACCATCCACGCCTACACCATGAGCCAGCGCATCCTGGACGGCTCCCACAAGGACTGGCGGCGCGGCCGGGCCTGCGGCCTGTCCATGATCCCGACCACCACCGGCGCGGCCCGGGCCGTGACCAAGGTCATCCCGGCCCTGGCCGGACGCCTGGACGGCATGTCCATCCGCGTGCCCACGCCCAACGTCTCCCTGGTGGATTTTTCCTGCGAGCTGGAAAAGCCCACCGACACCGCCGGGCTGCTCAAGGTGCTCGAGGCCGCCTCCGGCGAGAACCTGGGCTTTACCGACGAGCCGCTGGTGTCCATCGACTTCACCGGCGACACCCACGGCGGCGTGGTCGACGCCAAGGCCAGCCAGGTCCTCGACGGCACCATGGCCAAAATCCTGGCCTGGTACGACAACGAGGCCGGCTTCACCAACCAGCTCGTGCGCCTGATCAAAAAGGTGGCAAGCCTTTAG
- a CDS encoding translocation/assembly module TamB domain-containing protein, protein MPNSTSASDNPSKGNAAPPRYPRPRRRFWRWLGLGLAACCTLLLLAWGLLLTPLGLNLAARVAEQGIRAGSGLDARIENVSGTLPFSLNVGRFALADKKGTWLVVADARLSWSPLALLRGRVVINEIAAGTVRVRRAPDLPPAPQAPAMEWPPRFPRLPPILVDRLAVGRLILDKELAGQDAVIRIDGRLAESGAGAVGLALAATRLDGDKPLSVKLAGSLNYADWKLAAKASLADAPGGLLAAALAGPDGGGLAVNLTGDGPLDAWKGTLTAALGGKEFLTADLGLGVPLRKDALAAFSVRLIAAPPSGLLPEAAAKLVGDHPDLSLAGRVGIVSDDLFLDALTAHVAAGSLTAKAGLDATGKKMTGTATVLLPDASALDPSLAGNAAVTIDASGPLNRPKLTARLTLSGFTAGPTSLKAATINATADPAGDLDGPFPGAGLTVTGNLDGLAGPEGTTLLGDALRLTATADLAADGAVTARGIALEGAGGAVRASDVRYAADKVTGKLAISVADIAGAAGLAGLRLTGKLALAADIAADAAGKGQAALKLDLTGLAPREGADDAAKALAALLGASPTIAAKAGFAASGARIESLTLNGKAVTLAASGDYDAATGGLAAKAALKAPDLAVLERALGEKSGGALTLDLTAAGTAAAPRLTVSAKGERLVFGDLALAGLELAATGNDLAAAPTGTVSLSARREGESARFEADYALRDTRLTVSKLRLAAPDAAFSGDAVIDTATGRVSGKLSGKAGSLAGLGRFAGQQLAGSLTLAATATAGKNGQGVVCDLTAAGLRLPGLAVANLTVAANLDDVSGNPRGKADIAAKGLAAGGLDLATLSLAGHGDGRTFSANLDAKGTIPGGKPLTLATTIGLAPAGKGRRITVTSLGGSLDTKKFRLTAPATVTLDGASTRLDALALAFDKAKIEASASLSPRSVSGKASITHLSLPMLASFGVAGLGGTGQVAISLAGSAAKPELTAEVTVNDLSMASEKGSGLPTLAVTANASVSGGKAEARATVGPTGKKEAVTVVAGLPVRFALSPFAFDVPPHGALSGRITADSDLSQMAGLLAQANTRIVGRLTADMAIGGTLAAPSVTGSIALAAKKLENADAGLVLHNLTFRANASGGTIAIEQASGQDGHGGNFTLTGRVGIADPQNGPVDLNLKLNHLRVAGLDLARVTANGSLAVAGTLSRMRASGNIEIGPADINLPTSLPPDVVVIPVTYVNDPNAPKKKAKHHAPPAAARRIDLDITAALGQAVYVRGLGLESRWEGKVKVTGTAAAPVVVGKYYVAKGRVELFGSNLEITKGDVTFTGGSPPAPILDILAENTSGDVTAGVSITGDATNPSIKLVSTPTLSHDEILSRILFGQSARTLSPIQAAQLAQAAASLYAGGTPTSVLARTRRILGLDQLSLVSGKGTGMASTVLKAGKEITKGVTVGVEQGMGAQTGAVSVEVQVTPNITVDSRVGADNKQGVGVNWKWDY, encoded by the coding sequence TTGCCCAATTCTACTTCAGCATCGGACAATCCTTCTAAAGGAAACGCCGCCCCGCCGCGCTATCCCCGGCCCCGCCGCCGCTTCTGGCGCTGGCTGGGACTTGGTCTGGCCGCTTGTTGCACCCTGCTGCTTCTCGCCTGGGGGCTGCTTCTGACCCCGCTCGGGCTCAACCTTGCCGCCCGGGTGGCCGAGCAGGGCATACGCGCCGGATCGGGACTCGACGCCCGCATCGAAAACGTCTCGGGCACGCTGCCCTTCTCCTTGAACGTGGGGCGGTTCGCCCTGGCCGACAAGAAAGGCACCTGGCTTGTGGTGGCCGACGCGCGCCTGTCCTGGTCGCCGCTGGCGTTACTGCGCGGCCGGGTGGTCATAAACGAGATCGCGGCCGGCACCGTGCGGGTGCGCCGCGCCCCGGACCTGCCGCCAGCGCCCCAGGCGCCGGCCATGGAGTGGCCGCCGCGCTTTCCCCGGCTGCCGCCCATCCTCGTGGACAGACTCGCCGTGGGCCGGCTCATCCTGGACAAGGAGCTGGCCGGCCAGGACGCCGTCATCCGCATCGACGGCCGGCTGGCCGAATCCGGGGCCGGGGCCGTCGGGCTGGCGCTTGCGGCCACGCGCCTGGACGGGGACAAGCCGCTTTCGGTCAAGCTGGCCGGTTCGCTCAACTACGCCGACTGGAAGCTGGCGGCCAAGGCGTCCCTGGCCGACGCGCCCGGCGGGCTGCTCGCCGCCGCCCTGGCCGGTCCGGATGGCGGAGGGCTGGCCGTGAACCTGACCGGCGACGGCCCGCTCGACGCCTGGAAGGGCACGCTGACGGCCGCGCTTGGCGGCAAGGAATTTCTGACCGCCGACCTGGGCCTCGGCGTGCCCCTGCGAAAGGACGCCCTGGCCGCCTTTTCCGTGCGCCTGATCGCCGCGCCGCCGTCGGGACTCCTTCCCGAGGCCGCCGCCAAACTGGTCGGCGACCATCCGGACCTCTCCCTCGCCGGCCGCGTCGGCATCGTCAGCGACGATCTGTTTCTCGACGCACTGACCGCCCATGTGGCCGCCGGCAGCCTCACGGCCAAGGCCGGCCTGGACGCGACCGGCAAAAAGATGACGGGAACGGCCACGGTCCTCCTGCCGGACGCGAGCGCCCTCGATCCCTCCCTGGCCGGCAACGCGGCGGTCACCATCGACGCCAGCGGGCCGCTCAACCGGCCGAAGCTCACCGCGCGCCTGACCTTAAGCGGCTTCACGGCCGGCCCGACATCCCTCAAGGCGGCCACGATCAACGCCACGGCCGATCCGGCCGGCGACCTGGACGGGCCCTTCCCCGGGGCGGGGCTCACCGTGACCGGCAACCTGGACGGGCTGGCCGGGCCCGAGGGCACTACGCTGCTGGGCGACGCCTTGCGCCTCACCGCGACGGCCGACCTTGCCGCCGACGGGGCCGTCACCGCCCGCGGCATCGCCCTGGAAGGCGCGGGCGGCGCGGTGCGCGCAAGCGACGTGCGCTACGCCGCGGACAAGGTCACCGGAAAACTCGCCATTTCCGTGGCCGACATCGCCGGCGCGGCCGGACTGGCCGGCTTGCGCCTGACCGGCAAACTGGCGCTGGCGGCCGACATCGCGGCCGACGCCGCCGGCAAGGGGCAGGCCGCCCTGAAACTGGACCTGACGGGGCTTGCCCCGCGCGAAGGCGCGGACGATGCCGCCAAGGCCCTGGCCGCCCTGCTCGGCGCCTCGCCCACCATCGCCGCCAAGGCCGGTTTCGCGGCTTCCGGCGCGCGCATCGAATCCCTGACGCTCAATGGCAAGGCGGTCACGCTCGCCGCTTCGGGCGACTATGACGCCGCAACCGGGGGACTCGCGGCCAAGGCCGCGCTTAAGGCCCCCGATTTGGCCGTGCTCGAACGGGCGTTGGGCGAAAAAAGCGGCGGCGCCCTGACCCTCGACCTGACCGCCGCCGGCACCGCCGCCGCCCCGCGCCTGACCGTTTCGGCCAAGGGCGAACGCCTCGTTTTCGGCGATCTGGCCCTGGCCGGACTGGAACTTGCGGCCACGGGCAACGATCTGGCCGCCGCGCCGACCGGCACGGTGTCGCTTTCCGCCCGGCGCGAGGGCGAATCGGCCCGTTTCGAGGCCGACTACGCCCTGCGCGACACGCGCCTGACCGTTTCCAAGCTGCGCCTGGCCGCCCCGGACGCCGCCTTTTCCGGGGATGCCGTCATCGACACGGCAACCGGGCGCGTCAGCGGCAAGCTCTCCGGCAAGGCGGGCAGCCTCGCCGGGCTCGGCCGTTTCGCCGGACAGCAACTCGCCGGCAGCCTGACGCTTGCCGCCACGGCCACAGCCGGCAAGAACGGACAAGGCGTCGTATGCGACCTTACCGCCGCCGGGCTGCGCCTGCCCGGCCTTGCCGTCGCCAACCTGACCGTGGCCGCCAACCTCGACGATGTCAGCGGCAATCCCCGGGGCAAGGCCGACATCGCCGCCAAGGGGCTGGCCGCCGGCGGACTCGATCTGGCCACGCTGTCCCTGGCCGGCCATGGCGACGGCCGGACGTTTTCCGCCAACCTCGACGCCAAGGGGACCATCCCGGGCGGCAAGCCGCTTACCCTGGCCACCACCATCGGCCTTGCGCCCGCGGGCAAGGGCCGCCGCATCACCGTGACCAGCCTCGGCGGGAGCCTGGACACGAAAAAATTCCGCCTGACCGCCCCGGCCACGGTGACCCTCGACGGCGCAAGCACGCGCCTCGACGCCTTGGCCCTGGCCTTCGACAAGGCGAAAATCGAGGCCTCCGCCAGCCTGTCGCCCCGGTCCGTTTCCGGCAAGGCTTCCATCACCCACCTTTCCCTGCCCATGCTGGCCTCCTTTGGCGTGGCCGGACTTGGCGGCACGGGACAGGTGGCTATTTCCCTGGCCGGCTCCGCCGCAAAGCCGGAACTCACGGCCGAGGTCACGGTCAACGACCTGTCCATGGCCTCGGAAAAGGGCTCCGGGCTGCCGACGCTCGCCGTGACCGCCAATGCGTCCGTTTCCGGCGGCAAGGCCGAGGCGCGCGCCACCGTCGGCCCGACCGGCAAGAAAGAGGCCGTCACCGTGGTGGCCGGCCTGCCCGTGCGCTTCGCCCTTTCGCCCTTCGCCTTTGACGTGCCGCCCCACGGCGCGCTTTCGGGGCGCATCACCGCCGACAGCGACCTGTCGCAGATGGCGGGACTTCTCGCCCAGGCCAACACCCGCATCGTCGGCCGCCTGACCGCCGACATGGCCATCGGCGGCACGCTGGCCGCGCCGTCGGTCACGGGCTCGATAGCCCTGGCCGCGAAAAAGCTCGAAAACGCCGACGCGGGGCTGGTGCTGCACAATCTGACCTTCCGGGCCAACGCCTCGGGCGGGACCATCGCCATCGAGCAGGCCTCCGGCCAGGACGGCCACGGCGGCAATTTCACCCTGACCGGCAGAGTCGGCATCGCGGACCCGCAAAACGGCCCCGTGGACCTGAACCTGAAGCTCAACCACCTGCGCGTGGCCGGGCTCGATCTGGCCCGGGTCACGGCAAACGGGAGCCTGGCCGTCGCCGGCACCCTGTCCCGCATGCGGGCGAGCGGAAATATCGAAATCGGCCCGGCGGACATCAACCTGCCGACCTCGCTTCCCCCGGACGTGGTGGTCATCCCCGTCACCTACGTCAACGACCCCAACGCCCCGAAGAAAAAGGCCAAACATCACGCGCCGCCGGCCGCCGCCCGCCGCATCGACCTGGACATCACGGCCGCCCTCGGCCAAGCGGTCTACGTGCGTGGACTGGGGCTGGAATCACGCTGGGAAGGCAAGGTCAAGGTCACGGGCACGGCCGCCGCGCCGGTCGTGGTCGGCAAGTATTACGTGGCCAAGGGCCGGGTGGAGCTTTTCGGCAGCAACCTGGAGATCACCAAGGGCGACGTCACCTTCACCGGCGGCAGCCCCCCGGCCCCCATTCTCGACATCCTGGCCGAAAACACCTCCGGGGACGTCACGGCCGGGGTCTCCATCACCGGCGACGCGACCAACCCGTCCATCAAGCTGGTTTCGACCCCGACACTGTCCCACGACGAGATCCTCTCGCGCATTCTGTTCGGACAGTCCGCCCGGACGCTGTCCCCGATCCAGGCGGCCCAGCTGGCCCAGGCCGCCGCCTCGCTCTACGCCGGCGGCACGCCGACCAGCGTCCTGGCCCGCACCCGGCGCATCCTCGGTCTCGACCAGCTGTCCCTGGTCTCGGGCAAGGGCACCGGCATGGCCTCCACCGTGCTCAAGGCTGGCAAGGAAATCACCAAGGGCGTGACCGTGGGCGTGGAACAAGGCATGGGCGCGCAGACCGGAGCCGTGTCCGTGGAGGTGCAGGTCACCCCCAACATCACCGTGGACAGCCGGGTCGGCGCGGACAACAAGCAGGGCGTGGGCGTCAACTGGAAGTGGGATTACTGA